In one Vulgatibacter incomptus genomic region, the following are encoded:
- a CDS encoding (2Fe-2S) ferredoxin domain-containing protein has protein sequence MAPPYRRHVFICTNRRPPDAPRQSCAASGSEAIRDAFKKALAKRGLNQEIRANASGCLEACECGPSVVVYPEAVWYGPVSLDDVETIVEEHLVGGRPVERLRMDFSKIRKPAEKPAESKLPTVR, from the coding sequence ATGGCCCCTCCGTACCGCCGCCACGTCTTCATCTGCACGAACCGTCGGCCCCCCGACGCCCCGCGCCAGTCCTGCGCCGCCAGCGGCAGCGAGGCCATCCGCGACGCCTTCAAGAAGGCGCTCGCCAAGCGGGGCCTCAACCAGGAGATCCGCGCCAACGCCTCGGGCTGCCTGGAGGCCTGCGAGTGCGGGCCGAGCGTGGTCGTCTATCCGGAGGCGGTGTGGTACGGCCCCGTCTCCCTCGACGACGTGGAGACCATCGTCGAGGAGCACCTGGTGGGCGGCCGCCCCGTGGAGCGCCTGCGGATGGACTTCAGCAAGATCCGTAAGCCCGCGGAGAAGCCCGCGGAGTCGAAGCTCCCCACCGTCCGGTAG